The Pseudanabaena sp. BC1403 genome includes the window CGAAGCTAAGATTATTGACTATTTATATTCTCTAGAAATGGATTTAGATAAACTTCAAGAAGACAAGACTCCTGAAGGTAGAAAAAGCAAGCGTAATTTTTTAAAACAGTTTTGGCTAAAAAAAATCCAAGAATTTGTTGGTTTTAACGATGAAGAATTTTATCTGTCAATAGATAATTTGTTAAGGATTCGGCTATGTTATCATCCTGATGAAGAAGAAAGTTATGAAGTTGTAACTGAAACCTCTTTAGATGATGAGGAACTATCTGTAAACACTGAATCGATTACAAATATCTACGCTAACACTGAAGTTATTAGGCTCACAAGACTAGGAAAAAGCTTCGTAAAAGCTTGTCGTGGTTCTTCGTCTTGACTTAATGAATAAACTTGCCGCGAGCGGACGATGTATCAAATTCTTTTTTACTCGAATTTACTCACACCGCTAAATGGGATATTTCCCATG containing:
- a CDS encoding Abi-alpha family protein: MSEEIKSGLSSTVGGIVKDVVSPSAKIIGSWLGDSLSVNYSQWRAKQAAKVVEGAGEILAELNLKPTICKPKILLPLIEQASLEEDDDLTKKWMGLLASAVIGDSIHPSYSKILSEIIQSEAKIIDYLYSLEMDLDKLQEDKTPEGRKSKRNFLKQFWLKKIQEFVGFNDEEFYLSIDNLLRIRLCYHPDEEESYEVVTETSLDDEELSVNTESITNIYANTEVIRLTRLGKSFVKACRGSSS